One genomic region from Phycodurus eques isolate BA_2022a chromosome 16, UOR_Pequ_1.1, whole genome shotgun sequence encodes:
- the LOC133415261 gene encoding SEC14-like protein 1 isoform X1, with translation MSTFEGTESERKSRPGAQNQEEMKAYNKRFPKCPLIPVFVDSEIISESTSQDGSTLVIERRCRIDIDAPRLLKRIAGIDYLYFIQKNTLNRRERTLVIEVQNETFSNRVISCECCRYTVHHENEEWTCFEQTASLDVKSFFGFEGMAEKIAMKQYASSIEKGKEIIQYHLTELETEGITYIPRWAPPSSTKVISGDCVKNVLHAYDEDHPTEILTPSPDDKLDADYIRRYLGDLTPLQESCLVQLRQWLQETHKGKIPKDQHVLRFLTATDFNFDKARELLCQSLTWRKQHQVDFLLESWQRPQLLQDYYTGGWHHNDRDGRPLYILRLGHMDTKGLMRALTEEVLVRQVVAINEEGLRRCEENTTVFGRPISCWTCLVDLEGLNMRHLWRPGLKALLRIIEVVEANYPETLGRLLMLKAPRVFPVLWALVSPLINENTRKKFLVYAANDYQGPGGLVNYIDQTFIPDFLGGDCVCDIPEGGLVPKSLYRAAEELEIEDSRLLTDSIYKIASIFKGVPYEILIEIMEVSSVITWDFDVSKGDVLFNIYHSKRAPQPPKKDTIGAHGFTSLGTGSSQLLDKSWVLGQDYSPVEKSLTCREGESVQGSHITRWRGCYILQWCFHSSPAASASSLSCVDDVLASLQVSSHKCKIMYCTEVLASQDIRGSMTSLESSNSGFSQLSVSTTLSSQSHASSTVSR, from the exons GCTTACAACAAGAGATTCCCAAAGTGTCCATTGATCCCAGTGTTTGTAGACAGTGAGATCATCAGTGAGAGCACAAGCCAGGATGGCTCCACACTGGTGATCGAGAGGCGCTGCAGGATTGACATTGATGCACCTAGACTCCTCAAACGG ATTGCTGGTATAGACTACCTATATTTCATCCAAAAGAACACACTGAACCGCAGAGAGCGGACTCTCGTCATTGAGGTCCAGAATGAAACGTTTTCCAACAGGGTCATATCCTGTGAGTGCTGCAGATACACG GTTCATCATGAGAATGAAGAGTGGACATGTTTTGAACAGACGGCTAGCCTTGACGTTAAATCCTTTTTTGGCTTTGAAGGCATGGCAGAGAAGATAGCGATGAAACAGTATGCTAGTAGCATAGAAAAG GGTAAAGAAATTATTCAGTATCACCTCACAGAACTGGAAACAGAGGGCATAACGTACATACCCCGTTGGGCTCCACCATCTTCTACCAAAGTCATCTCTGGAGACTGTGTCAAAAATGTGCTGCATGCCTATGACGAGGACCACCCCACAGAAATATTGACCCCCTCTCCTGACG ACAAGTTGGATGCTGATTACATCAGACGTTACCTAGGTGATTTAACGCCTCTGCAGGAAAGCTGTCTTGTTCAGCTGCGGCAGTGGCTCCAGGAGACCCACAAGGGCAag ATTCCAAAGGATCAGCATGTGCTGCGCTTTCTTACAGCCACAGATTTCAATTTTGACAAGGCTCGAGAGCTTCTGTGCCAGTCACTCACATGGAGGAAGCAACACCAAGTGGATTTCCTATTAGAGTCATGGCAGCGTCCTCAACTTCTCCAAGACTACTACACTGGAGGCTGGCACCACAATGATAGAG ATGGTCGCCCTCTGTATATATTGCGTTTGGGGCACATGGACACAAAGGGTTTAATGCGTGCCTTGACAGAAGAGGTGCTGGTGAGACAG GTTGTTGCAATCAATGAAGAGGGACTGAGGCGCTGTGAGGAGAACACGACAGTTTTTGGTCGACCAATCAG CTGCTGGACTTGCCTGGTGGATCTGGAGGGTCTTAACATGCGTCATCTGTGGAGGCCAGGGCTGAAGGCTCTACTGAGAATCATCGAAGTAGTGGAGGCCAACTACCCCGAGACTCTGGGCCGCCTGCTCATGCTGAAAGCACCCCGAGTATTTCCCGTGCTCTGggccctg GTCAGCCCTCTGATCAACGAAAACACTCGTAAGAAGTTCCTTGTCTATGCTGCAAATGACTACCAGGGTCCAGGAGGTTTGGTGAACTACATTGACCAGACGTTTATCCCTGACTTCTTGGGAGGGGACTGCGTG TGTGACATCCCTGAGGGAGGTTTAGTCCCCAAGTCTTTGTACAGGgcagcagaggagctggagaTTGAAGACAGCCGATTATTGACCGATTCCATATATAAAATTGCCAGTATTTTCAAGGGAGTTCCATACGAG ATTTTAATTGAGATCATGGAAGTGTCCTCTGTCATTACCTGGGACTTTGATGTGTCTAAAGGGGATGTGCTCTTCAACATCTATCATTCAAAGAGGGCTCCACAGCCGCCAAAGAAAGACACAATTGGAGCCCATGGTTTTACTTCCTTAGGGACTGGCAGTTCGCAGCTTTTAGACAAGAGCTGGGTGCTGGGCCAAGACTACAGCCCGGTGGAGAAATCCCTCACCTGCAGAGAGGGGGAGAGTGTACAG GGCTCTCACATCACTCGCTGGCGTGGATGCTACATTCTCCAGTGGTGCTTTCACAGCTCCCCGGCTGCCTCGGCCTCCAGCCTGTCTTGTGTGGATGATGTGCTGGCCTCTCTGCAAGTCTCCTCCCACAAGTGTAAAATCATGTACTGTACTGAGGTGCTGGCTTCCCAAGACATCAG GGGATCCATGACCAGCCTGGAGTCCAGTAATAGTGGTTTCTCTCAGCTCAGTGTGTCCACTACTCTTTCTAGCCAATCACACGCCAGCTCAACTGTCTCAAGGTAG
- the LOC133415261 gene encoding SEC14-like protein 1 isoform X3: MAKHLRAKSSNTAYNKRFPKCPLIPVFVDSEIISESTSQDGSTLVIERRCRIDIDAPRLLKRIAGIDYLYFIQKNTLNRRERTLVIEVQNETFSNRVISCECCRYTVHHENEEWTCFEQTASLDVKSFFGFEGMAEKIAMKQYASSIEKGKEIIQYHLTELETEGITYIPRWAPPSSTKVISGDCVKNVLHAYDEDHPTEILTPSPDDKLDADYIRRYLGDLTPLQESCLVQLRQWLQETHKGKIPKDQHVLRFLTATDFNFDKARELLCQSLTWRKQHQVDFLLESWQRPQLLQDYYTGGWHHNDRDGRPLYILRLGHMDTKGLMRALTEEVLVRQVVAINEEGLRRCEENTTVFGRPISCWTCLVDLEGLNMRHLWRPGLKALLRIIEVVEANYPETLGRLLMLKAPRVFPVLWALVSPLINENTRKKFLVYAANDYQGPGGLVNYIDQTFIPDFLGGDCVCDIPEGGLVPKSLYRAAEELEIEDSRLLTDSIYKIASIFKGVPYEILIEIMEVSSVITWDFDVSKGDVLFNIYHSKRAPQPPKKDTIGAHGFTSLGTGSSQLLDKSWVLGQDYSPVEKSLTCREGESVQGSHITRWRGCYILQWCFHSSPAASASSLSCVDDVLASLQVSSHKCKIMYCTEVLASQDIRGSMTSLESSNSGFSQLSVSTTLSSQSHASSTVSR, translated from the exons ATGGCTAAACACCTTCGAGCTAAGTCTTCCAACACG GCTTACAACAAGAGATTCCCAAAGTGTCCATTGATCCCAGTGTTTGTAGACAGTGAGATCATCAGTGAGAGCACAAGCCAGGATGGCTCCACACTGGTGATCGAGAGGCGCTGCAGGATTGACATTGATGCACCTAGACTCCTCAAACGG ATTGCTGGTATAGACTACCTATATTTCATCCAAAAGAACACACTGAACCGCAGAGAGCGGACTCTCGTCATTGAGGTCCAGAATGAAACGTTTTCCAACAGGGTCATATCCTGTGAGTGCTGCAGATACACG GTTCATCATGAGAATGAAGAGTGGACATGTTTTGAACAGACGGCTAGCCTTGACGTTAAATCCTTTTTTGGCTTTGAAGGCATGGCAGAGAAGATAGCGATGAAACAGTATGCTAGTAGCATAGAAAAG GGTAAAGAAATTATTCAGTATCACCTCACAGAACTGGAAACAGAGGGCATAACGTACATACCCCGTTGGGCTCCACCATCTTCTACCAAAGTCATCTCTGGAGACTGTGTCAAAAATGTGCTGCATGCCTATGACGAGGACCACCCCACAGAAATATTGACCCCCTCTCCTGACG ACAAGTTGGATGCTGATTACATCAGACGTTACCTAGGTGATTTAACGCCTCTGCAGGAAAGCTGTCTTGTTCAGCTGCGGCAGTGGCTCCAGGAGACCCACAAGGGCAag ATTCCAAAGGATCAGCATGTGCTGCGCTTTCTTACAGCCACAGATTTCAATTTTGACAAGGCTCGAGAGCTTCTGTGCCAGTCACTCACATGGAGGAAGCAACACCAAGTGGATTTCCTATTAGAGTCATGGCAGCGTCCTCAACTTCTCCAAGACTACTACACTGGAGGCTGGCACCACAATGATAGAG ATGGTCGCCCTCTGTATATATTGCGTTTGGGGCACATGGACACAAAGGGTTTAATGCGTGCCTTGACAGAAGAGGTGCTGGTGAGACAG GTTGTTGCAATCAATGAAGAGGGACTGAGGCGCTGTGAGGAGAACACGACAGTTTTTGGTCGACCAATCAG CTGCTGGACTTGCCTGGTGGATCTGGAGGGTCTTAACATGCGTCATCTGTGGAGGCCAGGGCTGAAGGCTCTACTGAGAATCATCGAAGTAGTGGAGGCCAACTACCCCGAGACTCTGGGCCGCCTGCTCATGCTGAAAGCACCCCGAGTATTTCCCGTGCTCTGggccctg GTCAGCCCTCTGATCAACGAAAACACTCGTAAGAAGTTCCTTGTCTATGCTGCAAATGACTACCAGGGTCCAGGAGGTTTGGTGAACTACATTGACCAGACGTTTATCCCTGACTTCTTGGGAGGGGACTGCGTG TGTGACATCCCTGAGGGAGGTTTAGTCCCCAAGTCTTTGTACAGGgcagcagaggagctggagaTTGAAGACAGCCGATTATTGACCGATTCCATATATAAAATTGCCAGTATTTTCAAGGGAGTTCCATACGAG ATTTTAATTGAGATCATGGAAGTGTCCTCTGTCATTACCTGGGACTTTGATGTGTCTAAAGGGGATGTGCTCTTCAACATCTATCATTCAAAGAGGGCTCCACAGCCGCCAAAGAAAGACACAATTGGAGCCCATGGTTTTACTTCCTTAGGGACTGGCAGTTCGCAGCTTTTAGACAAGAGCTGGGTGCTGGGCCAAGACTACAGCCCGGTGGAGAAATCCCTCACCTGCAGAGAGGGGGAGAGTGTACAG GGCTCTCACATCACTCGCTGGCGTGGATGCTACATTCTCCAGTGGTGCTTTCACAGCTCCCCGGCTGCCTCGGCCTCCAGCCTGTCTTGTGTGGATGATGTGCTGGCCTCTCTGCAAGTCTCCTCCCACAAGTGTAAAATCATGTACTGTACTGAGGTGCTGGCTTCCCAAGACATCAG GGGATCCATGACCAGCCTGGAGTCCAGTAATAGTGGTTTCTCTCAGCTCAGTGTGTCCACTACTCTTTCTAGCCAATCACACGCCAGCTCAACTGTCTCAAGGTAG
- the LOC133415261 gene encoding SEC14-like protein 1 isoform X2, whose protein sequence is MVREYQSPVRVYKHPFELIMAAYNKRFPKCPLIPVFVDSEIISESTSQDGSTLVIERRCRIDIDAPRLLKRIAGIDYLYFIQKNTLNRRERTLVIEVQNETFSNRVISCECCRYTVHHENEEWTCFEQTASLDVKSFFGFEGMAEKIAMKQYASSIEKGKEIIQYHLTELETEGITYIPRWAPPSSTKVISGDCVKNVLHAYDEDHPTEILTPSPDDKLDADYIRRYLGDLTPLQESCLVQLRQWLQETHKGKIPKDQHVLRFLTATDFNFDKARELLCQSLTWRKQHQVDFLLESWQRPQLLQDYYTGGWHHNDRDGRPLYILRLGHMDTKGLMRALTEEVLVRQVVAINEEGLRRCEENTTVFGRPISCWTCLVDLEGLNMRHLWRPGLKALLRIIEVVEANYPETLGRLLMLKAPRVFPVLWALVSPLINENTRKKFLVYAANDYQGPGGLVNYIDQTFIPDFLGGDCVCDIPEGGLVPKSLYRAAEELEIEDSRLLTDSIYKIASIFKGVPYEILIEIMEVSSVITWDFDVSKGDVLFNIYHSKRAPQPPKKDTIGAHGFTSLGTGSSQLLDKSWVLGQDYSPVEKSLTCREGESVQGSHITRWRGCYILQWCFHSSPAASASSLSCVDDVLASLQVSSHKCKIMYCTEVLASQDIRGSMTSLESSNSGFSQLSVSTTLSSQSHASSTVSR, encoded by the exons ATGGTGCGGGAATACCAATCACCTGTTCGGGTCTACAAACATCCATTTGAGTTAATAATGGCA GCTTACAACAAGAGATTCCCAAAGTGTCCATTGATCCCAGTGTTTGTAGACAGTGAGATCATCAGTGAGAGCACAAGCCAGGATGGCTCCACACTGGTGATCGAGAGGCGCTGCAGGATTGACATTGATGCACCTAGACTCCTCAAACGG ATTGCTGGTATAGACTACCTATATTTCATCCAAAAGAACACACTGAACCGCAGAGAGCGGACTCTCGTCATTGAGGTCCAGAATGAAACGTTTTCCAACAGGGTCATATCCTGTGAGTGCTGCAGATACACG GTTCATCATGAGAATGAAGAGTGGACATGTTTTGAACAGACGGCTAGCCTTGACGTTAAATCCTTTTTTGGCTTTGAAGGCATGGCAGAGAAGATAGCGATGAAACAGTATGCTAGTAGCATAGAAAAG GGTAAAGAAATTATTCAGTATCACCTCACAGAACTGGAAACAGAGGGCATAACGTACATACCCCGTTGGGCTCCACCATCTTCTACCAAAGTCATCTCTGGAGACTGTGTCAAAAATGTGCTGCATGCCTATGACGAGGACCACCCCACAGAAATATTGACCCCCTCTCCTGACG ACAAGTTGGATGCTGATTACATCAGACGTTACCTAGGTGATTTAACGCCTCTGCAGGAAAGCTGTCTTGTTCAGCTGCGGCAGTGGCTCCAGGAGACCCACAAGGGCAag ATTCCAAAGGATCAGCATGTGCTGCGCTTTCTTACAGCCACAGATTTCAATTTTGACAAGGCTCGAGAGCTTCTGTGCCAGTCACTCACATGGAGGAAGCAACACCAAGTGGATTTCCTATTAGAGTCATGGCAGCGTCCTCAACTTCTCCAAGACTACTACACTGGAGGCTGGCACCACAATGATAGAG ATGGTCGCCCTCTGTATATATTGCGTTTGGGGCACATGGACACAAAGGGTTTAATGCGTGCCTTGACAGAAGAGGTGCTGGTGAGACAG GTTGTTGCAATCAATGAAGAGGGACTGAGGCGCTGTGAGGAGAACACGACAGTTTTTGGTCGACCAATCAG CTGCTGGACTTGCCTGGTGGATCTGGAGGGTCTTAACATGCGTCATCTGTGGAGGCCAGGGCTGAAGGCTCTACTGAGAATCATCGAAGTAGTGGAGGCCAACTACCCCGAGACTCTGGGCCGCCTGCTCATGCTGAAAGCACCCCGAGTATTTCCCGTGCTCTGggccctg GTCAGCCCTCTGATCAACGAAAACACTCGTAAGAAGTTCCTTGTCTATGCTGCAAATGACTACCAGGGTCCAGGAGGTTTGGTGAACTACATTGACCAGACGTTTATCCCTGACTTCTTGGGAGGGGACTGCGTG TGTGACATCCCTGAGGGAGGTTTAGTCCCCAAGTCTTTGTACAGGgcagcagaggagctggagaTTGAAGACAGCCGATTATTGACCGATTCCATATATAAAATTGCCAGTATTTTCAAGGGAGTTCCATACGAG ATTTTAATTGAGATCATGGAAGTGTCCTCTGTCATTACCTGGGACTTTGATGTGTCTAAAGGGGATGTGCTCTTCAACATCTATCATTCAAAGAGGGCTCCACAGCCGCCAAAGAAAGACACAATTGGAGCCCATGGTTTTACTTCCTTAGGGACTGGCAGTTCGCAGCTTTTAGACAAGAGCTGGGTGCTGGGCCAAGACTACAGCCCGGTGGAGAAATCCCTCACCTGCAGAGAGGGGGAGAGTGTACAG GGCTCTCACATCACTCGCTGGCGTGGATGCTACATTCTCCAGTGGTGCTTTCACAGCTCCCCGGCTGCCTCGGCCTCCAGCCTGTCTTGTGTGGATGATGTGCTGGCCTCTCTGCAAGTCTCCTCCCACAAGTGTAAAATCATGTACTGTACTGAGGTGCTGGCTTCCCAAGACATCAG GGGATCCATGACCAGCCTGGAGTCCAGTAATAGTGGTTTCTCTCAGCTCAGTGTGTCCACTACTCTTTCTAGCCAATCACACGCCAGCTCAACTGTCTCAAGGTAG